Genomic segment of Streptosporangium sp. NBC_01755:
CCGGTCGCCAGCAGGCGGCGTGGTCCGAGTTTCGGGTACAGGCGGCCTGCCAGCGGAAGGAGCGCCACCATTCCCAGTGCCTGGAACATCGTGACCAGGCCGGAGCCTGTCGCGTCGACACCCATCTGGTACTGCAAAAGCAGCGGCACCAGGAACAACGCGCCCATCAGCGCTCCCGACGCCGGAAGCATCAGCAGGTTGCCGGTCCGGAACAGCCGGTCCTTCAACAGGCGCAGGTCGATCATCGGCTCGGCACGGGCCAACTCGATCACGCAGAACGCCGCCGCCAGTGCGAGGCCGGCGCCCAGTGGCACCAGCACTGCGGGGGTACCCCATCCCTCTCGGGCGCCACGGTCGAGGCCGAGGAGCAGCAGCGCGAGCGCGGCGCCGCCGGACAGGAACCCGGCGGCATCGAAGCGACCAGGATGGTCCGCACGTTCTTCGCGAAGTGCCACCGCCGCGAAGAGGATACCGAGCACGCCGATCGGCACCTTGAGGAAGAAGATCCACCGCCAGCTGATGTTGTCGACCATCCACCCGCCGAGCACCGGGCCGAAGGCCGGGGCGATGGTGGTCGGTATGGACAGCACCGCCGACGCCTTGGCCCGCTCGGCCGGGGGAAAGGCACGGAACAGCATCGCGGTGCCGACCGGGGTGAGCAGTCCGCCGCCGACGCCTTGGACGACTCTGGCCACGATCAGCTCGCCAAGGGAGCCGGCGAAACCGCCCCAGGCCGAGGCCGCGGTGAAGACCGCCAGCGCGAACAGGAAGGTGCGTTTGGTGCCGAACCGGTCGGCCACCCACCCCGAGGCGGGGATGAACACCGCCATACTCACCAGGTAACCGGTGACCAGCCATTGCAGAGTCTCGGTCCCGGCGCCGAAATGCCGGCCCAGCGCGGGCAACGCCGTGTTCAGCACCGTCATGTCAAGGATCTCCATGAACAGCCCGAACACGAACGCGGTGGCGACCAGCCACTTGTACGGCACCCGTCTCAACACGGTACGACTCCTGCCCGTCCGCCGATCGGGCTCCTGACGTCGGCCGATCGGACCGGATCTTCAAAGTGGACGTCGATCGGCATCGCGTGGTTTCGGGGGAAGTCAGTCATGAAGTCCTCGTTCAGGGATGTACGTGATCAGAAGCCGATGGGCTCGCGGACAAGGACTACGGTGATGCGGCCGGGGAACATCTCGTTGTTGACGATGAGGATCTTGGAGAGCGTGGCCGGTACGCCGTAGGCCTCGCGGGCGCGTACGTCCTCGCGGGGGTAGGCGTACGTTTCGATGCGGCGCAGTGCCGTATCGAGATCGGGCACGATCTTCTGGGAGCCGACGACCCAGATGACCCGGCCCGCGCCGAAGCTGTAGGGGCCGAGCTGGCTTCCGCTACCCGAGGCGGTCAGCAGCCGCCCGTCCTCGGTCAGTGCGTGGACGCTGCCGACGACAACGTCGGGGGCGGCGCCGATGGCGCGCATCTGGTGGAGTCGCTCTTCTTCCCGGAGTCGCATGAGTTTGGGGCGTACGGCATCGAACCGGCCGGATGTGTTGATGTCGTCGTCCAGGCCCGATGTGCGGAGCGTTTCACTGGAGACGGTGAGGATGCTCTCGTCGTCGGGCAGCATCCGGTTGACGGCGGCACGGGCCTCCGCCGGGGTGTCGACGATCTCGACGGCATAACCCTTCTCGCGAAGAGCGGCCGCTGCTCGCTGGAGCCGCTCCTCCGTCGCGGGCCGCTGGAACCGGGTGT
This window contains:
- a CDS encoding MDR family MFS transporter — encoded protein: MLRRVPYKWLVATAFVFGLFMEILDMTVLNTALPALGRHFGAGTETLQWLVTGYLVSMAVFIPASGWVADRFGTKRTFLFALAVFTAASAWGGFAGSLGELIVARVVQGVGGGLLTPVGTAMLFRAFPPAERAKASAVLSIPTTIAPAFGPVLGGWMVDNISWRWIFFLKVPIGVLGILFAAVALREERADHPGRFDAAGFLSGGAALALLLLGLDRGAREGWGTPAVLVPLGAGLALAAAFCVIELARAEPMIDLRLLKDRLFRTGNLLMLPASGALMGALFLVPLLLQYQMGVDATGSGLVTMFQALGMVALLPLAGRLYPKLGPRRLLATGFAVIAAAQAILITVDPGTTLWVVRLSLFVMGAGMALTVIPLQAASFATITPAAITRASSVFSTTRQVASAAGVAVAATLLTTRTDSRLGDLGDRAADLTSRQGALFAAYHDIFLVTTALALLGFLVALRVRDADAITSMRPAPAVTGADR
- a CDS encoding LUD domain-containing protein, with the translated sequence MTTPTTTETGLAIDTRFQRPATEERLQRAAAALREKGYAVEIVDTPAEARAAVNRMLPDDESILTVSSETLRTSGLDDDINTSGRFDAVRPKLMRLREEERLHQMRAIGAAPDVVVGSVHALTEDGRLLTASGSGSQLGPYSFGAGRVIWVVGSQKIVPDLDTALRRIETYAYPREDVRAREAYGVPATLSKILIVNNEMFPGRITVVLVREPIGF